One segment of Belonocnema kinseyi isolate 2016_QV_RU_SX_M_011 chromosome 7, B_treatae_v1, whole genome shotgun sequence DNA contains the following:
- the LOC117175924 gene encoding DNA fragmentation factor subunit beta, translating to MLGVRNYFRRPIDVPEKTETKGFKVTNASRTRKVGIACRSLEELKEKASIKLKISEKLEDISVFLLDGSEIDNEYFLTLKPQTILIVHKPGERVKTDADLLYETLRRVNVEFLTTGDQITKFLSDNLKAKIAILNGILNKDDSKTYFSSRTDHPEWFRGLGPNFTSKEAYMHRRCQDRMRGYLFKAEEQIKSSEIFTTNRRARQNLLRAIAFFRLQLKEDHYNGHYFDRSKVNKVKIENENANANEGENETDETDSASNSCYDHCPCKLNTTDYLSFFEIESDQVDAKRIKQVDEEDLQWYYKITPSKERKLITLCDQKGEFKCDGVWNKDQCMYEGKHRINPYRSKEEVILFSTWNLDHRIERSRTLVPQLLELSQEETLSEKDVVNIYENLFTVKNLRLVHIVCHDKGAHK from the exons ATGCTAGGTGTTCGTAATTATTTTCGAAGGCCAATCGACGTACCGGAAAAAACTGag ACAAAGGGATTTAAAGTTACAAATGCATCTCGAACGAGGAAAGTTGGAATTGCCTGCCGCAGTTTGGAGGAGCTTAAGGAAAAGGCTTCTATCAAATTAAAA attTCGGAAAAGCTGGAAGATATTAGTGTTTTTTTGCTTGACGGATCCGAGATAGACAACGAATATTTCCTGACTTTAAAGCCGCAAACCATACTAATTGTGCATAAACCAGGAGAAAGAGTAAAAACTG atGCAGATTTGCTTTACGAAACACTGCGAAGAGTGAATGTCGAATTTCTCACGACTGGCGATCAGATAACAAAGTTCCTCTCTGATAACCTTAAAGCAAAGATAGCAATTTTAAATGGTATTTTAAATAAGGATGATTCCAAGACTTATTTTAGTTCCCGGACTGATCATCCAGAATGGTTTCGAGGATTGGGTCCCAATTTTACCTCTaaa gaAGCATATATGCATCGTAGATGTCAGGACAGAATGAGAGGCTATCTTTTCAAGGCAGAGGAACAAattaaatcttcggaaatttttacTACCAATCGAAGAGCTAGGCAGAATTTATTGCGAGCTATAGCCTTTTTCAGGTTACAACTCAAAGAAGACCATTACAATGGTCATTACTTTGACAGAAGTAAAGttaataaagttaaaattgaGAATGAAAATGCAAATGCAAATGAAGGTGAAAATGAGACGGATGAGACTGACAGTGCCTCTAATTCCTGTTACGACCACTGTCCCTGCAAATTGAACACCACCGATTACCTCAGTTTCTTTGAAATAGAATCTGATCAAGTAGATGCTAAGAGGATAAAACAGGTTGACGAGGAGGATCTTCAGTGGTACTATAAAATCACTCCAAGCAAGGAAAGAAAATTGATCACTCTTTGtgatcaaaaaggtgaatttaaatgCGATGGAGTTTGGAATAAGGATCAATGTATGTATGAAGGAAAACACAGGATTAATCCTTATCGATCTAAAGAAGAAGTAATACTTTTCTCTACTTGGAATCTTGACCACAG AATTGAACGGTCCAGAACTTTGGTACCACAGCTGTTGGAATTATCACAAGAAGAAACTTTGAGTGAAAAAGATGTTGTCAACATTTATGAAAACCTattcacagttaaaaatttaaggctcGTGCATATTGTGTGTCACGATAAAGGTGCGCACAAATAA